The following proteins are co-located in the Rattus norvegicus strain BN/NHsdMcwi chromosome X, GRCr8, whole genome shotgun sequence genome:
- the Ct47b1 gene encoding cancer/testis antigen family 47 member C1 isoform X2 has protein sequence MSTRGRRDPTRESRDNPVTLEGEWVLEAAEGGAVGLDGSSATLEAEEVVVDCHREVEDVGPERNPEQEGDRRESVNVEEDSDIEAVEEEEDDQHQESDLANQNVVDAHHFPMAGFRFMFLDLVHAILNRVYYNDHILVRDPRENQVMGSSNTSESGHPRELQVPPGPIPSTVRASEYEHQGSDLPEVISTFPELEEPADFEEDYLQEPAFRAAGQAVEEVAEEAAAEEPAKEIIGQAMTSEGENHCARQYKDDNIVDEEEEEEEEEMKNEGFEKMDSDAEDYCTNKFS, from the exons ATGTCGACCAGAGGGCGTCGAGATCCAACCAGAGAGAGCCGAGACAACCCAGTAACTCTTGAGGGAGAGTGGGTACTGGAAGCTGCAGAGGGCGGCGCGGTAGGCCTAGATGGGTCCTCTGCCACACTTGAAGCTGAAGAAGTAGTGGTAGATTGTCATAGAGAGGTGGAGGATGTTGGGCCCGAAAGAAACCCGGAGCAGGAGGGTGACAGGAGAGAGAGTGTGAATGTTGAGGAAGACTCGGATATTGAAGCtgttgaggaagaggaagatgaccaGCACCAGGAAAGTGATTTAGCAAATCAAAACGTGGTGGATGCCCATCATTTCCCAATGGCTGGCTTCCGGTTTATGTTTCTGGATCTGGTCCATGCCATTCTCAATCGTGTCTATTACAACGACCACATCCTGGTTAGAGACCCCCGAGAAAACCAAGTGATGGGCTCATCTAACACTTCTGAATCTGGCCACCCACGTGAGCTCCAAGTACCACCCGGGCCCATCCCATCAACAGTGAGGGCCTCAGAGTATGAGCATCAGGGCTCCGACCTTCCGGAGGTTATCTCCACATTTCCAGAGCTGGAAGAGCCTGCTGACTTCGAGGAAGATTACCTGCAGGAGCCAGCATTTAGGGCAGCCGGACAAGCAGTGGAAGAGGTGGCAGAAGAGGCAGCAGCAGAAGAGCCAGCAAAGGAAATCATAGGGCAAGCCATGACTTCTGAAG GTGAAAACCATTGTGCTAGACAGTATAAAGATGACAACATAgttgatgaggaagaagaggaagaggaagaagaaatgaaaaatgaaggctTTGAGAAAATGGATTCAGATGCAGAAGACTACTGCACCAACAAATTCAG CTGA
- the Ct47b1 gene encoding cancer/testis antigen family 47 member C1 isoform X1 produces the protein MSTRGRRDPTRESRDNPVTLEGEWVLEAAEGGAVGLDGSSATLEAEEVVVDCHREVEDVGPERNPEQEGDRRESVNVEEDSDIEAVEEEEDDQHQESDLANQNVVDAHHFPMAGFRFMFLDLVHAILNRVYYNDHILVRDPRENQVMGSSNTSESGHPRELQVPPGPIPSTVRASEYEHQGSDLPEVISTFPELEEPADFEEDYLQEPAFRAAGQAVEEVAEEAAAEEPAKEIIGQAMTSEGENHCARQYKDDNIVDEEEEEEEEEMKNEGFEKMDSDAEDYCTNKFRSLCIALSINHLPYSYLSAFSF, from the exons ATGTCGACCAGAGGGCGTCGAGATCCAACCAGAGAGAGCCGAGACAACCCAGTAACTCTTGAGGGAGAGTGGGTACTGGAAGCTGCAGAGGGCGGCGCGGTAGGCCTAGATGGGTCCTCTGCCACACTTGAAGCTGAAGAAGTAGTGGTAGATTGTCATAGAGAGGTGGAGGATGTTGGGCCCGAAAGAAACCCGGAGCAGGAGGGTGACAGGAGAGAGAGTGTGAATGTTGAGGAAGACTCGGATATTGAAGCtgttgaggaagaggaagatgaccaGCACCAGGAAAGTGATTTAGCAAATCAAAACGTGGTGGATGCCCATCATTTCCCAATGGCTGGCTTCCGGTTTATGTTTCTGGATCTGGTCCATGCCATTCTCAATCGTGTCTATTACAACGACCACATCCTGGTTAGAGACCCCCGAGAAAACCAAGTGATGGGCTCATCTAACACTTCTGAATCTGGCCACCCACGTGAGCTCCAAGTACCACCCGGGCCCATCCCATCAACAGTGAGGGCCTCAGAGTATGAGCATCAGGGCTCCGACCTTCCGGAGGTTATCTCCACATTTCCAGAGCTGGAAGAGCCTGCTGACTTCGAGGAAGATTACCTGCAGGAGCCAGCATTTAGGGCAGCCGGACAAGCAGTGGAAGAGGTGGCAGAAGAGGCAGCAGCAGAAGAGCCAGCAAAGGAAATCATAGGGCAAGCCATGACTTCTGAAG GTGAAAACCATTGTGCTAGACAGTATAAAGATGACAACATAgttgatgaggaagaagaggaagaggaagaagaaatgaaaaatgaaggctTTGAGAAAATGGATTCAGATGCAGAAGACTACTGCACCAACAAATTCAGGTCTCTGTGTATAGCTTTGAGTATCAATCACCTTCCCTATAGCTATTTatcagctttttctttttaa